DNA sequence from the Candidatus Eisenbacteria bacterium genome:
TCGCGGAGCGCACGCTGTCGAGCATGCGGGCGAAAATCGCGGCCGGATCGAGGCTGCTCGCGAGCTGCCGGGCGGTGTCGAGCAGGATCTGATGAAGCCGGTCCAATCCCGACGAGGCGGGGATCGCGGAGGATTCGGGCTTCTGAGTCACGGAGCGGTGGACCTGCAGGAGTGAAAGGGGACGGCCAAGGGCGGACCCTACCACGGCCCGAACGCCGACCCAGGGGAAAATCGGAGTCTGATCCAACGCGAAGGGCGGCGTCCGGAAGGACGCCGCCCCTTCGGCGCGAGGTGGTACCTCGAGCGACTTAGACCTTGCGGACGTTCGCCGCCTGCAGCCCCTTCGGACCGCGGGTCACGTCGAACTCCAGAGACTCTCCCTCGGCGAGCGTCTTGAAGCCGTCGCCGTGGATCGCGGAGAAATGGACGAAGACGTCCTCGCCGCCATCCGCCTGGGTGATGAAGCCAAAGCCCTTCGCCTCGTTGAACCACTTCACGGTGCCACGTGCCACTTGAAGCTCCTTGTATCCGGGTCGATCGACCCGCCCTTTGCCGCGAATCAACGCTGCGGCCGCGTCCGGTCTTCGTGACCTTCGCCTCGATCCGGAAGTTCGGCCAACAAAAAGCCGCCAGGGGAGTCCTCTGGCGGAATCTGATGAGCCACACATCCCGGCAACCGAAGACGCCGACAGTATCGGCGGCTCGATCCCGGAGCGCCAGTCAATTCTTCGGTGAGGTATGATCGGCCCATGGATAACGATTTCATCGAGCCGGACGACGAGGAGCGCTCGCCGGACTTCGCCAAGGCCCTCGAGGAACACGAACGACGGGGAGAGACCGCCGACCTCGCGGCTCGCGCGGCGTTCGAGCCGAGGATGGGCGCGCGCGTGCGTGGCCGCGTGGTGGCGCTCACCAGCGAGCACGCGCTCGTGGACATCGGCGCGCGGAGCGAAGCGATCACGGAGCTCTCGCACTTCCGGACCGGCGAGGAGCCTCCGCGAATCGCCGTGGGGGATACCGTCGACCTCTTCGTGGTCGACGCCGGAGAACCCACCGTGCTCGCGCCGTCCATGCGCTCCGATCCGCATGCCGGGCTCGGCGCCTTGCGCGAGGCGCAGAAAGCGGGCGTGCCGGTCGAAGGGCGCGTGCTGGAAGCCAACACCGGAGGCCTTCGAGTGGACCTGGGCGGCGCCCATGGATTCTGCCCCGTCTCGCAGATCGAGCTTTCGTTCTGCTCCGATCCGTCCTCCTATGTCGGCCGCACGCTGGAGTTCCTCGTCACCGGGATCGAGGACGCGCGGCGGAGCGCGCTGCTCTCGCGCAAGCAACTGCTGCAGCGCCGCGAAAAGGAAGAGTCCGAGCGTCGCATCGCCACGCTGGCCGTGGGGCAGGAGGTGGAAGGCGTCATCCGCCATCTCGAGGCGTTCGGCGCCTTCGTGGACATCGGGGGCGTCGAAGGGCTGGTCCACGTCTCCGAGATCCAGCACGCGCGGGTCGCGCATCCGCGCGACGTGCTCGTCGAGGGTCAGAAAGTGAAGGCGCGCATCCTGCGCATGGAGACTCGTCCCGGCGAGCGGCCGCGCATCGGACTTTCGATCAAGGCAGCGGCGCCCGACCCCTGGACGGGAATCGAGACGCGGCTCGCTCCAGGCGCGCGCGTGCACGGCGTCGTGGCTCGTATCGCCGACTTCGGCGCGTTCGTCACGCTGGAGCCCGGAATCGACGGCCTGGTTCACATCTCCGAGATCGCGCCGCGACGGATCGAGCGGGTGAAGGAGGTGCTGTCGGTCGGCCAGGAGGTCGACGCGGTCGTGCTCGGAGTCGATGCGAAGAAGAAGCGCATCTCGCTGTCCGTCAAGGCCGCGGGAGAAGCGATGGCGACGCCCGAGCCGCCACGGGAGAGGAAGCCCGAACCTCGAGCCCCCGTGAGCGGGCCGCCGGCCATGGAAGAGCCCACGACCATGGCTCTGGCCTTCCGCAAGGCAGCCGAGAAGGCGCGCCAGAAGCAGTCGAAGGCGGACCCGCAGGCTTGAACGCCTGACGCGCCAGCCAGGGACACTTAGCGCGCGCTTGTCCCCCGAGCCGAACTTTGCCAGCATCGAAGTCCACGCGCGCTCCTCCGATGTCGCCGTTCTCGCGAGCGGCGACGCCATAGCGCTTGCAGGGTGCACCCATGATCACCAAGGACGCTCCCGAAGATCCGCCAGCAGGGCGCGAGGTCGTCTCCTCGTCCGGCGAGATGGCGGCTCGGATCCATGAGTACGATTGGGGACGCACGCCGCTCGGACCCATGGACTCCTGGTCGCCGAGCCTGAAGATGATGGTGCGGTTCCTCCTCGTGAACCGCTTCCCGCTCCTCCTGTGGTGGGGTCCTCGATTTCTGCAGATCTACAACGACCCCTACCGGCCGGTGCTGGGGTCGAAGCACCCGAACTCCCTGGGACAGCCTGCGGCGGAATGCTGGCCCGAGATCTGGCCGATCATCGGCCCGCTGGTCGAGACTCCGTTCAGGGGCGGACCGCCGACCTGGATGGAGGACATCGCTCTCGAGCCCAATCGCCACGGGTTCGCGGAGGAGACGCACTTCACCATCGCCTATAGCCCGGTCCCCGACGAGACGGTGGAGAGCGGCATCGGCGGGGTGCTCGCCACGGTTCATGAGATCACCGAGAAGGTGATCGGAGAGCGGCGCGTGGCCGCCTTGCGCGACCTCGGTACGCGCGCCCTGGAAACAAAGACCGCGGAGGACGCATGCGAGGCGGCCGCCGAGATCATGTCGAAGTACCCCAAGGACGCGCCTTTCGCCCTGATCTACCTGGTCGACGAGAGCCGCAGGCAAGCTCGCCTGGCGGCATCCAGCGGTGTCGGCATCGGAGAGAGCGCCAGTCCCCGAGCCATCGACCTCGAGGGCGAAGCGGCCGAGTCCGCGACCTGGCCGCTGGCCGAAGTGATCCGCACCGAATCCTCGATCGTGGTCGAGGACCTCGCGACGCGACTTCCTCGATCGGTTCCGGCGGGTCCATGGTCCGACCCGCCGCGCCAGGCCGTCGTGGTTCCCATTCGATCGAACATGCCGCACCAGCTCGCCGGCATGCTGGTCGTGGGCGTGAGCGCGAGGATCGCGCTCGACGATTCCTACAAGAGCTTCTTCGAGCTGGCGGCCTCGCAGATCGCCACGGCGATCGCGAACGCGCGCGCCTATGATGAGGAGCGCAAGCGTGCGGAAGCGCTGGCCGAGATCGACCGCGCGAAGACGACCTTCTTCTCCAACGTCTCGCACGAGTTCCGCACGCCGCTGACCCTCATGCTCGGCCCTCTCGAGGAGGCACTGTCCAGGGCCGAGGGGCAAGACCTTCCCGGCGGCAAGGATCTCGTCGAGATCGCGCATCGCAATGGCCTCCGTTTGCTGAAGCTCGTGAACGCGCTGCTCGACTACTCCCGGATCGAGGCGGGTCGCGCCAAGTTGTCGACCAAGACCGAGGACCTGTGCGAGCTGACTGCGGTGTACGCCAGCATGTTCCGCTCCGCCATGGACCGGGCCGGGCTGGAGTTCCAGGTGGAATGCGAGCCGCTGCCGTCGCTGGTGCGCGTGGATCGCGACGCCTGGGAGAAGATCGTGCTCAACCTGGTGTCGAATGCGTTCAAGTACACGCTCGAAGGCCGCGTCACCGTCACGATGCGATCCGACGAGGACCGCGCCGTGCTCACCGTCACCGATACCGGCACCGGGATCGCGAGTCATGAGCTACCCAATCTCTTCAAGCGCTTCCATCGGGTCGAAGGCGCGCGCGGAAGGACCCACGAGGGCACGGGCATCGGGCTCTCATTGGTGAAGGAGCTGGTCCATCTCCACGGCGGAAGGATCACGGTGAAGAGCGAGCTGGGGCGCGGCAGCACATTCCGCGTCGAGCTTCCCCTGTCCACGGACGCGGCCCCGACGGCCGCGCAGGATCGGCGGCAGCACGAGGCGGAAGCCAAGGAGGCCAGGGCGTTCGTGGAGGAAGCGCTGCGCTGGCTTCCGGATGCCGATGTGGGCGACCGGGACCCGGCGTTGCCACTTCGCCAGGGCAGGGTCCTTCTGGCGGACGACAACGCGGACGTTCGGCAGTACTTGCGCGGCCTGCTCGAAGCCGTCGGATATTCCGTGATGGCCGTGGCCAACGGCCAGGAGGCTCTGGCCGCGGCGCGCCATGAGCGCCCGGATCTGATTCTGACCGACGTGATGATGCCGATCATGGATGGCTTCGCGTTGCTGGCCGCGGTGCGCTCGGATCCATCGCTTACCGAGACTCCGGTCATCATGCTCTCCGCGCGCGCCGGCGAAGAGAGCAAGGTCGAAGGTCTCGAGCACGGCGCGGACGACTATCTCGTGAAGCCGTTCTCGGCGAAGGAGCTGGTGGCCCGCGTCGCCTCGAACCTGAGCCTGGCGCGGATCCGAAGGGAGAGCGCCGAGCGCGTCACGTCGATCCTGGAAAGCCTTTCGGATGCCTTCCAGTCGATCGACGCGAACGGCCGCTATCTCTACGTCAACGGCGCCATGCGCAAGCTTCTGACCGAACAGGGCATCGATCCGAGCTCGATCATCGGCAAGCACGTCTTCGAGGCTTTCCCCGAGTGGCGAGACACCGAGATCGGCCGCGCGTTCCTGAAGGCGCACGAGGAGCGCACGTACGTCGAGCTCGAGAGCAAGTACGCGCCTTTCGACCGCTGGTATGCGGTCCGCTTCCATCCCGACCGTGAGGGCGGGCTGTCCGTCCTTTCGGAGGACATCACCGCGAGGAAAGACGCGGAGGCCAACCTCCGGCAGCGGACCGAGGAGCGCCAGCACCTGCTGGAGAGCGAGCGTGCGGCGCGCATGGAGGCCGAGCGACTCGGCCGCGTGAAGGACGAATTCCTGGCGACGCTCTCGCACGAGCTGCGCACGCCGCTCAACTCGATCCTCGGCTGGGCTCGCCTGGTGAGAAAGGATTCGGAGAACCGCGAGCTGCGAGAGAAGGCGCTGGAGGTCATCGAGCGGAATTCGCACGCCCAGGCACAGCTCATCTCGGACCTTCTGGACATGAGCCGGGTGATTTCCGGAAAACTCAGGCTCGAGTTCGACCAGGTCGACTTGCCGCTGGTCATCGAAGGCGCCGTCGAGCTGTTGAAGCCGACCGCAGAAGCGCGCGGCGTGACCCTCCGGACCGCCCTTGGGCCGCTGCGCGGAACGGTTCACGGCGACGCCGAGCGGCTCCAGCAGGTGGTCTGGAATCTGATCTCGAACGCCATCAAGTTCACGGAGACGGGCGGCTGGGCGGAGATCGAGCTCTCGGATGTGACGACCGGCGCCGAGATTCGCGTGCGGGACTGCGGCAAAGGCATCCGGGCAGAATTCCTCCCTCATCTGTTCGAGCGCTTCCGGCAGGAAGACCCCTCGGCCGCGCGCGAGCACGGCGGCCTCGGCATCGGCCTGGCGCTGGTGAAGCAGCTGGTCGATCTCCACGGCGGGCTGGTCCGGGCGGAAAGCCAGGGCGAAGGGCTGGGAGCGACCTTCCGCGTCATCCTTCCGTACGTCATGGCACCTTCCCGCTTCTCGGAGGACGATCCCGCCGTGACCACCAAGGGCTGGGCCCGCGGAGACATGCCCAGGCTGTCGGGGATCAAGGTGCTGGTGGTCGACGATGAAGAGGACGCGCGCGAGCTGCTGCGGCGCTTGCTCGAAGAGTCCGACGCTCAAGTGCTGACCGCCTCGTCGGCCGGCGAAGCGATGCGCCTCCTGGCCCGCGAGAGTCCGCAGGTGCTGCTGAGCGACGTGGGCATGCCGGGGCACGATGGCTACCAGTTCATCCGCGAGGTGCGGGCGAGTGGTAGTACCATTCCGGCCGTCGCGCTCACCGCCTTCGCGCGCTCGGAGGATCGCACCAAGGCGCTGCTCTCGGGATTCCAGTCACATCTGGCCAAGCCGTTCGAGCCCGCCGAGCTGCTGGTGACGGTCGCGGCGCTCGCCGGAAGGATGGGAGCGAAAGCATGAAGGTGGCTTCACCGCCGCGCGACGTCCTTCAGGCCATCGGAAACACGTCCATGGTCCAGCTCCGGAGGGTGGTTCCGGAGAACTGCGCCGAGCTCTTCGTGAAGCTCGAGTGGGAGAACCCCACCGGCAGTTTCAAGGACCGCATGGCGCTGGCGGTGATCTCGCGCGCCGAGATGGACGGGCGGCTCGAGCCCGGGTTCTCCGTGGTGGAGTACACCGGAGGCAGCACCGGCGCCGCGCTGGCCCTGGTGTGCGCGGTGAAGGGCTATCGCATCCGTATCGTCACTTCGGACGCGTTCGCCCGCGAGAAGCTGGATCAGATGGCGGCGCTGGGGGCCGAGCTCACCATCGTCGGGAGCGAAGGCGGCCACACCACGAAGAAGCTGATCCTCGAGATGATCGAGAAGGCGCGAACGCTGAGCCGTGAGCCGCGCACGTACTGGACGGATCAGCTGAACAACCTCGACAGCATCGCCGGCTACCACCCGCTCGGCGAGGAGATCTGGACCCAGATGGGCGGCGAGATCGACGCCTTCGTGCACGCGGTGGGGACCGCGGCGTCCATCCGTGGCGTGGGAGGGGTGCTCAAGCGCCACCGCCCTGACATCGAGATCATCGCGGTCGAGCCCGCCGAATCGTCGGTGCTGCTCGGCGGCGCACCCGGGCCTCACGCGATCGAAGGCGTCGGCGTGGGCTACACGCCGCCGCTCTACGATCCGGCGCTGGTGAATGAAGTCGTTCCGGTCGCCACCTCGGAAGCGCAGGCCATGGCGCGGCGCCTTGCGCGGGAGGAGGGCCTCTTCTCCGGGACGTCCGCGGGCGCCAACGTCCTCGCGGCCATCCGCGTGGGGCAGCGGCTGGGCGCAGGCGCGCGCGTAGTCACCCTGATGGGAGACTCGGGGATCAAGTATTTGAACACCGACGTCTACCGGCGAAGCTGAGCACGGCTCACTTCCCCGGAATTCGTGACTCGTCCCTCCGGCAGGCTGCTGATCGCGCTCGTGGTGGTCCTGGCCGGGGCGGCCGTCTGGCTCTACGTGCGCCGCACCACGATCACCCTCGATGCGCCCGAGCCGGTCATCGCTCCCGAGACGGCCGACAGCCTGCCCGAGCTGCCGTCTTCGATGCTGGAGGCGCCGGTGACCTACGACCTGGCGACCGCGATCGACTCGATCGAGGCGGCGGTGCCGCGAACCTACGGGGATCTGGATCAACGGATCCAGCTCGCGCGCAATCGGCGGGTCAGCTTCAGCTTTCGGCTCAAACGCTCACCCTTTCGCCTGAACGTCACCCAGCAGACGGTGACCATCTCGGCCAACATCGAGTACTCGGGAAGGATCTGGTACGACCCGCCGATCGGACCCGAGATCGAGGTCTCGTGCGGCACCGACCACGAGCTGCCGCGGCGCGCGCGTCTCACGGTCGAGTCGACGGGTGAGCTTTCGCGCCAGTGGGGCCTGCGCACGCGAACGCACGTGGTTCGTCTCACGGCTCTCTCGGACAGCGCGCGCGACCGCTGCCGCCTGTCCTTTCTGAGGCTCGATGTCACCGACCGGGTGCTCGAGACCACTCGCGTGCTGCTCGAGGAGAAGCTGGCGGCCTTCGACGAGACGGTCGCGCGCTGGCCGGTGAGAAAGCGGTTCGAGAAGATCTGGGGTGATCTGCAGAAACCCGTGCGCCTCGCCGACAGCGTGTACCTCACCATCAATCCCTCCGAGGCGCAGGTCGGGAAGATCGGCGCGATCGGCGAGACGGCGTACGCGAACCTCCGGCTCGTCGCCGCCCCACGTGTGATGACCGGGCCTCGGCCCACGCTCGAGAAAGTTCCCCTGCCGGACCTTCGCATGGCGAACGACGTCGGGCGCGGCGCGCGCGTCCTTCTCGACGCTTCCTTCACCTATCCGGTGGCCACGGCCATGCTGCGCAAGGCCCTGGTCGGACGCAGGCTCGAGCATCAGGGTCATCGCATCCGCATCCGTGACGTGCGGCTCATGGGAATCGGCGGGGGAAAGGTCGCGTTGCGCGTGCAGATCTCCGGAGCGGTTCGCGGCCGTCTCTTCTTCACCGGAACGCCGGGCTACGATCCGGGCACGCGACAGATCACCGTGCCCGATCTCGATTACGACGTCGGCACGGCCGAGATCCTCGTCCGCGGTTACGAGCTGCTGAGCGACATCCAGCTGCGCGATTTCCTGCGCGCCAAGGCGCGCCTGCCGGATTCGGCGGTGGTGCGCAAGCTCTCGCGGCTCGCGGAAGACGGAATGAATCGCAAGCTTCCGGCGCGCGGCACGCGCCTGAGCGGTCGCATCCACCAGGCCAGGGTGATCGCGGTGCACGCGACGGCGTCGGACATCCGTGTGCGCGCACTGGCCGACGCGGACCTCACCCTCTCGATCGATCGCGCGCCTTCGATTCCGCGGCCTCCGGGGCCCGTCGGCAAGGAACGCGAGGACGAGAAGGATTTCTGAGGCGTGCCCGCCGCCCATGAGCTAGGGAAGCTATACTGAACCCAATCGTGAACTTACCCTCGCAGAGCTGTCGCGGAGGGGCGCTGGCGTGACCCAGGGTAGCGTCGATCCCGACTCGGCCGACCCGACCTCCATTCGAGCGAAGTCCCCGCGGTGGCGCTGGACCCGCTGGCTGCTCCGCGCCGTCCTGCTGATCAGCGGGCTGCTCGTGGTCCTCTTCGTCGCGATGGGCCAGCCGCCGATCGCGACCGCGGTCGTGAAGGCCGTCCTGGCTCGAGTCCATCCGCTGCCGGGCTCGTCCCTCGGCGTGACGGAAGTGCGCGGAGACTGGTGGACCTCCCTCGAGATCCGTGGCCTCCGGCTCACCCGGGGCGACACCTTGATCGCCGGGGTCGAATTCCTGCGCGCCCGCTACGGTCTAGCTTCGCTGCTGACCGGCGAGCTGCGGGTCCGCGACCTGGACGTCGAGGGTCTGGTGTTGACTCCCGACCTCTGGAGCGGCCCACCCAAGGCTCCGCGCCGCAAGCCCGCGCGACCTCCACTCACGCTCGCGCGCCTTCTGCGAGGGCGCTTCTATGATGGGCCCGCCTTCCGCATCGACCAGCTGACGCTTCGAGGCGTTCTCCGGACTCTGGCCGCGCGGGAGTCCTCGCTCACCACGCTTTCGCTCGATGGGCGTCGGATTCGCATGGGCCGCGCGTTCTCGTTCGCCATCGACTCCTTGCGTGCGCGGCGTCAATCGCCTGGGTCCGGGATCGAGCTCGATCTCAGGGCGCAGCTCGAGGACGGCCGATTCGAAGCGCCGCTGCTTCGATTCCGCGGCGATTCCAGCGCGGTCGATGGCCACGCGCTGATGACGGTCGATCGCGCGGACTCGCTCAGGGAAGCCCGACTGGTCCTCGACGCCCGTCCTCTCGACCTGCACGATCTCGCGCCCTTGCTCCCGCGGCTGAATTTGGGAGGCGCGCTGGTCGCGGACATCGATCTTCGAGGAACGCGTCGTGATCGGCTTTCGGGAACGGTCGCCGCCGCGACGGATGGGTTCCACGTCGGGGCGTGGGCCTTCGAGGACTCGCGTCTGAGCGCGACGCTGAGCGACGGGCGCTCCGAGACGTCCCTCTCCGGATCGTTCGCCGGTGCGCGTATCGACGTCCGCGGATGGATTCGCCCCTTCGATCTCGCGCCGACGTACGACCTCCAGGTCGCCTCGGATCGCCTGCCGGCTGGAGTCCCGGGTGCAGCCGGATGGAACGCATTCGCCGAGCGTGCCTCGAGCCGGGTGGCGCTCCGTGTCCAGGGAACGGGGTACGCGCGACCGGTCGCGGAGGTCCAGGGAGGCACCGCGGGCGAGATCGGCCGGCTCGACATCGACGGCCGCATCGATCTCACACGCGGGCTCTCCTGGTCCGTTCGGCGTTTACGGTTCGCCGGACTGGACGTGGCGCGGATGACGGGTCGATCCGGGCGAAGCTCGGTGAGCGGCACGCTGACGACCACGGCCCGGGAAGCCACCGGCGCCTCGCGTCGCCTGACCGCCGATCTCGACATCGGCCCATCGACCTACGGTGCGTGGCGGATCGACCGCGGCCGCGCGCGCGCGACCATCGATGGCGCGAGCGTCGGCGCTTCGCTCGAGCTCGTCACGCAGGCCGGATCCCTGGACGTGGACTCGCTGACCGGACGGTGGGAGGAGGGCGGCGTCTTCCGGCTGATCGGCGCGCGCTTCCGTGATCTCGATCTCGAGAAGGTCACCGCCAGCCCCGCGCACTCGAGCCGGCTCACGGGGAGAGTGAGCGGGCGCTTCCACGGCCTCCGCGCGCTGATGAAGCCGCCCTCGCCTCTGCAGGCGCTGCGAGATGGGCGCGCCTCGGGAGAAGCGCGTGTCGATCTCGAGCCTTCGCGGTGGAGGCGGCAGAACATCGGCAAGGGATCGGTGGCGTTGACTCTGTCCGGCGGCGTCGTGCGCTTCCAGGGGAGCGTCGACTCCGACGCCGGAGTGGTCGACCTGGCCGGCCGCGCGCGACCGTTCGATGCCACGCCTGGCTACTGGCTGGAGCGGGGGCGCTTCTCGGACCTCGATCTCGCCGGCTGGACCGGATCCAAGGCGCTGCGGTCGCGTCTGACCGGAAGCGTGACCGCGAGCGGGCGCCCGGGAGGAAGCCCGGGCGCGACCGGAACGTGGCAGGCTCGGCTCCGGCTCGACCGTTCGAGCTTGGGTCAGGCGACCCTCGCGGCGGGGGACCTCACAGGATCGTGGTCGGAGGGTCTCGCGCGCCTGGACGGCATGGTGCTCGTGGGAGAAGACACGGTGTCCGCCCGTGGCGAAATGCTCGCGCGCAATGAGGATCCACGCGGCCACGCCGAGCTGTCGATTCCGCTGGCCGTGCTCGCCGCATGGGCGGGAGACACCGCGAGAGCCACCGGGAGCGTGACCGCGCGGGCCCGTTTCATCGGACTTGCGCCGCGGACCGCCACGCTCGACGGCATGGTCGTCGGGCAGGGCACGATCGGCCTGGCTCGGCTCGACTCCTTGTTCGCGGGCTTTCATCTGCGTCAGGGAACCCTTGCTCTCGACACGCTGATCGCGCGCTCGAACGTGGCGGTGGCGGCGGGATCGGGCCACATCGCGCTCTTCGACTCGACGGCCGACTCGCGGCTCCGCGTGACGCTGCGCGTCAACGACCTGGCGCCGATTCGCCGGCTGGTGGGCGCGGACACGGCGGCGGTGGACACCGCGACCGTGGACCTGCAGATCTTCGCGTCCCGCGGCGTGCGGCGCTTCGACCTCAGGAGCTCGCTCCGCTCTCTCGCCTGGAATCAGGCCCGGCTCCAGCGCGCGCACGGCTCTGTCTCGGGTGAGCTGGATGCCGGATGGCGCCCTCTCCGAACGCGCGGGGAGGCATCGCTGGGCCGGCTCAGGGGAGTCGGGCTGGTGGTGAACGACGCGGTCGCGCGCGTCGAGATCGATCCTTCAGGGACGCGCTTCGACCTGACCGGAACAGGCGACGAGCGACATCGTCTTCGCCTGATCGGGAGCTCGCTCACCGACTCCCTCGGCCAGCACCTGGCGCTCGACAAGCTCGACATCCGGGCGGATTCCGCTTCATGGGCGCTCGCTCGTCCAGCCGCGATCGATCTGGGATCCGATCGCTTCGACGTCAGGTCCTTCGAGCTCCGATCCGCCACCGGACGGATCTCGGCGCGAGGCGTCGTCGACCGCCGTGGCCAGCAGGACTTCCAGCTCGATCTCGAAAACGTAGGCCTCGACGTCGTCTCCACGTGGCTCGGCCGTCCCGGCCTCAGCGGCGTCTTGAACGCCCACGTCGCGCTGGAGGGCGCCGCCACCGCTCCGCGCGGGAGCGGAAGCCTGGAACTGCGGTTGCTCAGCGACGACCGGCCTGCCGGCAGGATCCGCTCCAGGCTCGCGTGGGACGGAACCAGGCTCGGCTTCGGTGGCGGCTTCGCCACCCCACAGGGCGACTCGATGGTCTGGACCGGTGACCTGCCGCTGGCGTTGTCGCTGGCAGTGTCCGATTCGGCGCATGCGGTTCGCGTCGCCGAAGGCGACGTCGACGTGCGGCTCGCCGCCCAGCGCTTCCCGCTCGCCGCGTTCTCGGCTCTGGTGGATCCACGAACCGTCGGCGATCTCGAGGGAACACTCGACCTGGATGTGCGGCTGAAGGGCACGAGCCGCGCCGTCTCGGGACAAGGCCGCGTCGACGTCACTGGAGCAGCGGTGCCGTTGCCGGGGCTCGGGGTGACGTACGAGGACATCGATATCCACGGCGCGTTCCAGGGCGACCGCCTGGTCGTGAATCGGGCCCATGCAACGTCGTCCAAAGGATCGCTCGACGCCACGGGGAGTCTGCGTTTCATCGGCGTGACACGCGTCGAGCCGAACCTTCGCATCGACAGCCGCAAGTTCGTCTTCGTCGAGTCCACGGACCTGCGCGCGGTCGCTTCCGGCAAGATCGATCTCACCGGAACCCTGACGAGCCCGCTCGTGAAGGGAAACGTCACCATCGAGAACTCCAACGTCTACCTCGAGCCGGCGGAAGAGGGTGCTATGGAGGCCGCCGCCGCCGTGCAGCTCACGGAGGCCGACTTGCGGATGCTCGAGGAGACGTTCGGCGACGTGAAGACCTCGGCCCCCAACGCGGCGCTGCAGCTCTACGACGCCTCCGACCTGGATCTCGCCATCCGTCTCGAGCGCAACAATTGGGTGCGCCAGCGGGCGCGGCCCAAGCTCGCGGTGGCGCTCACCGGGGATGTCCGCCTCAGGAAGGCGCCGCACGGCGAGCCGCAGCTCTTCGGCCGCATCGAGCCGCTGCCGAACCGCGGCTACGTCGAGCAGTTTGCGCGCAGCTTCGACAT
Encoded proteins:
- a CDS encoding translocation/assembly module TamB domain-containing protein codes for the protein MTQGSVDPDSADPTSIRAKSPRWRWTRWLLRAVLLISGLLVVLFVAMGQPPIATAVVKAVLARVHPLPGSSLGVTEVRGDWWTSLEIRGLRLTRGDTLIAGVEFLRARYGLASLLTGELRVRDLDVEGLVLTPDLWSGPPKAPRRKPARPPLTLARLLRGRFYDGPAFRIDQLTLRGVLRTLAARESSLTTLSLDGRRIRMGRAFSFAIDSLRARRQSPGSGIELDLRAQLEDGRFEAPLLRFRGDSSAVDGHALMTVDRADSLREARLVLDARPLDLHDLAPLLPRLNLGGALVADIDLRGTRRDRLSGTVAAATDGFHVGAWAFEDSRLSATLSDGRSETSLSGSFAGARIDVRGWIRPFDLAPTYDLQVASDRLPAGVPGAAGWNAFAERASSRVALRVQGTGYARPVAEVQGGTAGEIGRLDIDGRIDLTRGLSWSVRRLRFAGLDVARMTGRSGRSSVSGTLTTTAREATGASRRLTADLDIGPSTYGAWRIDRGRARATIDGASVGASLELVTQAGSLDVDSLTGRWEEGGVFRLIGARFRDLDLEKVTASPAHSSRLTGRVSGRFHGLRALMKPPSPLQALRDGRASGEARVDLEPSRWRRQNIGKGSVALTLSGGVVRFQGSVDSDAGVVDLAGRARPFDATPGYWLERGRFSDLDLAGWTGSKALRSRLTGSVTASGRPGGSPGATGTWQARLRLDRSSLGQATLAAGDLTGSWSEGLARLDGMVLVGEDTVSARGEMLARNEDPRGHAELSIPLAVLAAWAGDTARATGSVTARARFIGLAPRTATLDGMVVGQGTIGLARLDSLFAGFHLRQGTLALDTLIARSNVAVAAGSGHIALFDSTADSRLRVTLRVNDLAPIRRLVGADTAAVDTATVDLQIFASRGVRRFDLRSSLRSLAWNQARLQRAHGSVSGELDAGWRPLRTRGEASLGRLRGVGLVVNDAVARVEIDPSGTRFDLTGTGDERHRLRLIGSSLTDSLGQHLALDKLDIRADSASWALARPAAIDLGSDRFDVRSFELRSATGRISARGVVDRRGQQDFQLDLENVGLDVVSTWLGRPGLSGVLNAHVALEGAATAPRGSGSLELRLLSDDRPAGRIRSRLAWDGTRLGFGGGFATPQGDSMVWTGDLPLALSLAVSDSAHAVRVAEGDVDVRLAAQRFPLAAFSALVDPRTVGDLEGTLDLDVRLKGTSRAVSGQGRVDVTGAAVPLPGLGVTYEDIDIHGAFQGDRLVVNRAHATSSKGSLDATGSLRFIGVTRVEPNLRIDSRKFVFVESTDLRAVASGKIDLTGTLTSPLVKGNVTIENSNVYLEPAEEGAMEAAAAVQLTEADLRMLEETFGDVKTSAPNAALQLYDASDLDLAIRLERNNWVRQRARPKLAVALTGDVRLRKAPHGEPQLFGRIEPLPNRGYVEQFARSFDIKGGEVLLNGSMKDHRLDLQAQYKPPTGSESDDDETVINLDVEGTPEKPRLILSSEPAMSEVEIISFIATGQSPDKPATSDQSASLAKDIGLSQVTGFAEEAAQEAIGLDVLQVRFDALQGATLVAGRYLDNQLYVGFRQPLQYKESGTPEAGVTNKTSFEVEYALYRWLLLNLQGETSKVRSFFRVRHAY